A stretch of the Uranotaenia lowii strain MFRU-FL chromosome 3, ASM2978415v1, whole genome shotgun sequence genome encodes the following:
- the LOC129753979 gene encoding general odorant-binding protein 99a-like, producing the protein MSSLGASVFGLSLLFLLQLVDITTPEYLVKTDQINREELISTTLECFLYLNLPPERIRLYQRGIFPNDPPTWCLVRCVSLKLGLYSDRHGPRVDQLFRWLGIGGSCRSESCLLQRAYRCVEKKMVKYLDTCQRAYHTMIGCFGSEIVHYLNGSNDRVAEGASCDDCYRMYDELYRASLENCNCNCESS; encoded by the coding sequence ATGTCTTCTTTGGGGGCTTCCGTGTTTGGTTTGAGTTTGTTATTCCTGTTACAACTGGTAGACATCACGACGCCCGAGTACTTGGTGAAAACGGATCAGATCAACCGGGAAGAACTGATCAGCACTACGTTGGAGTGTTTCCTGTATCTGAATCTTCCACCGGAGCGTATTCGACTGTATCAGCGAGGGATATTCCCGAATGATCCGCCCACTTGGTGTTTGGTGCGCTGCGTTTCGTTGAAGCTGGGCCTTTACAGCGATCGTCATGGACCACGAGTCGATCAGCTGTTTCGGTGGCTAGGCATTGGGGGATCGTGTCGAAGTGAATCGTGTCTTCTGCAGAGAGCGTATCGGTGCGTCGAAAAGAAGATGGTCAAGTATCTGGACACTTGTCAGAGAGCTTATCACACCATGATCGGCTGCTTTGGATCAGAGATCGTGCACTATCTGAATGGATCGAATGATCGAGTGGCCGAAGGAGCGAGTTGTGACGATTGCTACCGAATGTACGACGAACTTTATCGAGCAAGTTTGGAGAATTGCAACTGCAATTGCGAGAGCAGCTGA